tgtgtCAGCGGAATAAAACAGTTTGGAACATTGTTATAGAAAAGCAACATCTGGATGCTAACAGTAATTTCCTGTCATGTTTTATTGTAATCCAACACTTGCTCATGGAGTAAAATAAAAAATGAGAAATATGAAAAATCACAAGCATTGTTTTTGATCATGTAGAAATAAtttgattatttattattattgatcATCAAATTAATTAAATTCAAGAATTAATCAATTTACTATTCTCTTTTTAATTTCTGATCTAATTCTAATGATCAGTATCTGATTTCTATCATTCATCATGTGATCATCTTTTCCAACAGCTGCTCCAGGTCGAGCATGTCAACAACCGAGAGAAAGAAAAATAATTCACACATGAAATTCaatcagtgtttattttgaaCAGAATGTGAGATAAAGATGTGCCTCTGGTGGATCAGTGCAGTGAAGTCAGGAGAATTTACTCAGCAGCATGATGCTCGGTTGTACCCGGACTCGAGGTGACCTGAAATCACAAATTaatcagaaattaaaaaaaaaagttccctaAATATGTTCATATTTTTAATTAGCGTTATCACTGCATCACCTGAGCGAATGAATTGTCTTGCGTTCTCCAGTGGAGAGCTCTCTGAGACACAATGCAACAATTtcaacatttcatttcatgacATTTAGCATTTATAATCCAAATCCCAAACAACTTTTTTTCTATTCAAACTAACAACTTTCAGATTATTTCATATTTAACACAAACTCATACAGATCGAAGAGAGAGTAATTAGATTCATATCAGCTGTTGGTTCTTAAGAGATGAGAAAATGACTCAGTTTATCAAGAGCCTGTGTAAAATAACATTAAACAAATATTAGAATAGGTTTATATCTTTCATATTTCTCATATATCTCATTGTgggattattatacattttatttcttaTAATGTTTGAAATACTGAGCTATTTTAAATTTGTAGTTTTTACATTAGCTGATAATCTGCTTtcgatttatttattgaagaagaaaagaaaatctaGAAGTTAAATAAAGTACAATGATGCTACATTTCTTTGAATCTGTGGTTTCACTGATAttaaatactgtatatatatttatgataaaaaatttatttatttacccacCCTGAATCGTGGCACTGCCCCAGCAAGCATGTCACCCTGGGGCTGCTGTACATTGACCCCCGGGTTCATTTGTCCCTAAAACATCAGAAAGAAAgcatctacagtactgtgcaaaagtcttagcacccCCCCCTTTAAATCCAAAGTTTTAGGTTTCTATTTACTAATTTCTACATTATCAATTCAGTACAAAAaccttttagagttccaaacattcattttccagcacaaaattaaatgttacagaaaaaagtttgggcagcacggtggtgtagtggttagcactgttgcctcacagcaagaaggtccgggttcgagccccgtggccggcgagggcctttctgtgtggagtttgcatgttctccccgtgtccgtgtgggtttcctccgggtgctccggtttcccccacagtccaaagacatgcaggttaggttaactggtgactctaaattgaccgtaggtgtgaatgtgagtgtgaatggttgtctgtgtctatgtgtcagtcctgtgatgacctggcgacttgtccagggtgtaccccgcctttcgcctgtagtcagctgggataggctccagcttgcctgcgaccctgtagaaggataaagcggctagagataatgagatgagataaaaaagtttgtatctgagcagtatattacataagagagcacttttcagatttaaaaaaaatcataatgaaggctgttgggttgtgctgcaaaattaagaagcaagtgtgagagTCAGTGTCCagaaagaactgtggctggttctgcaagatgctcagtaaaacctacagctcatttccttataaaactgcactcattctaCATGAGAtgactatttttttaaagcaaagggttgtctcacaccaaacattgactttgtttaatttattttggctTACTGTTCACTCTTTATAGTTTTtgtttaatgctgaaacatttcattatttttaagccatttttggtcgacagcatttctttacatgtgcctaagacttttgcacagcattgTATATCTTGTATATTTTTATAGCCAAAGGTTTATCGCTATGAagtgggtacacacacacacacacacacacacacacacacagttataatGAGTAAATGAGTGTAAGCATACTGCTGCCTGCTGCTGAAGAGGCACAACCTGACAATTCACAGGAGACAGAAAGGGCAGCCCCTAATTTCCACCagagcagaaaaaaaagaaagaaaaaaacccattaaATACAGGAGGTTTTAAACAGTAAATGGCTTTACTAACAATttattatttatctcatctcatctcattatctctagctgctttatcctgttctacagggtcgcaggcaagctggagcctatcccagctgactacgggcgaaaggcggggtacaccctggacaagtcgccaggtcatcacagggctgacacatagacacagacaaccattcacattcacacccatggtcaatttagagtcaccagttaacctaacctgcatgcctttggactgtgggggaaaccggagcacccagaggaaacccacgcggacacggggagaacatgcaaactccgcacagaaaggccctcgccggccacggggctcgaacccggaccttcttgctgtgaggtgacagcgctaaccactacaccaccttgccgccctttattatttatattttatcaaataACCTTTTTAACACTTTCAACCTGTTGGCACTTTTACATTCACAGTCCATTAGGATCATGAGGAATAAAAACTAGTGTTCAAAATAGAAAATAACGAAAAGGAAAGTATGATAATAATGATTTTGGGGAGAACTCCTGAAAGTTTCTTAACTTGCCAAAGTGGATTTTCAtccatttaatttatttttctttttctcttttaaagAAAATTATTCTTTAGATTcttctgaaacatattcaagccaAGTTGGAGTGTAAAACTCAACTCTGGTGACAATTCAGATTAAAAGATTTGAATATTTAACATGACGTATATGAATCCAGACTGGATGGAAAGAAGTTGGCTGAGTGTTTCCCAGTTGGATCATTTGTCTATTTTTAAAGCTGTCAATTCATAGAGAAAGAGTTCCTCAAGTAGAGGCGCAGCTTTAAGCTGGGAATGAAAGTCGAAACTGATccaaatttcattaaaaatatTAAATGCCAACAAAAAGCTTCCTGTACAGACTGATCCGATTTCTCCTGCATTCACACCCACATCCTCAGGATAGCGCTGGATATTTAACGCTTCACTTCTTGCTACACGGAATATGGACGCCATTCTGACTCGAAACATAAAGCATGGTGATGAGTGTAAATGTAAGCTTCATAGAGGAAGTAAAATACCCCATTTGGCTGGAAGAGGACCTGCTGAGGGAGCTGAGCTGGAGCGTTGGGTATTCCAAACTGAGGCTGGAGCATGTACGGAGGGATCACAGGAAACatctaaagaaaaaaatatccagAACTCATTCTTGAGGTAAATCATATAAAGTACACTGTTAAATATCCAGACAGATCTCTTTATAAGAAACTAATTCAAATAAAATTTACATCTGCATCTTCaaatcagggcagcacggtggtgtagtggttagcgctgtcgcctcacagcaagaaggtccgggttcgagccccgtggccggcgagggcctttctgtgtggagtttgcatgttctccccgtgtccgcgtgggtttcctccgggtgctccggtttcccccacagtccaaagacatgcaggttaggttaactggtgactctaaattgaccataggtgtgaatggttgtctgtgtctgtcagccctgtgatgacctggcgacttgtccagggtgtaccctgcctttcgcccgtagtcagctgggataggctccagcttgcctgcgaccctgtagaaggataaagcagctagagataataagatgagatcttCAAATCAATTACATTGCacataatgggtggcacggtggtgtaagtggttagcacggtcgcctcacagcaagaaggttcagggttcgagcccagcggctggcaggggcctttctgtggagcttgcatgttctccccatgtctgtatgggtttcctccgggtgctttggtttcccccacagtccaaagacatgcagttaggttaatatgggacagccttgggttgaggtgcccttgagcgaggtacctaactcccaactgctccccaggcgctgttagcatggctgcccactgctgtgggtgtgtctgtgagctcattgctcacatgtgtgtgttcactgcttcagactggttaaatgcagagaggaatttcacaagcgtgtgatgaataaagttcttcttcttaattatatatatatatatatatatatatatatatatatatatatatatatagagagagagagagagagagagagagagagagagagtggcagAAGCTTGATGATGATTTGGATGGTATCCTGGAAGCCACAATGAAAGGAGGGGCAGACAGGAAACTCCAAACATTGGCCACCATGGTCATCAGCATCGCCACTGAAAGGTTTGGAACAGTTGAGAAGCGTGCTGCTGCAAACCCCTACTCCAAGAACCGCAGGGCAGAGAAGATCTCACAGCTGCGACAGGAACTCCGGGACCTGAAGAACCAGTTTAAGGGTGCAAGCGAGGACCTGAAGTCGGGGCTGGCAGAAATTCACTGTGTCCTGAGGAAAAAGTTGCTTACCCTCAGAAGAGCAGAGTGGCATAGGAGGCGGGCTAAGAAAAGAGCTAAAAGACGCGCTGCATTCCTAGCTAACCCCTTTGGGTTTACCAAACAGCTGCTAGGCCAGAAGCGCAGCGGCCATCTAACCT
This Neoarius graeffei isolate fNeoGra1 chromosome 3, fNeoGra1.pri, whole genome shotgun sequence DNA region includes the following protein-coding sequences:
- the scpp9 gene encoding secretory calcium-binding phosphoprotein 9; its protein translation is MNPALIGGGGAFIGQPPIGPMFPVIPPYMLQPQFGIPNAPAQLPQQVLFQPNGGQMNPGVNVQQPQGDMLAGAVPRFRRALHWRTQDNSFAQVTSSPGTTEHHAAE